Proteins from one Agelaius phoeniceus isolate bAgePho1 chromosome 10, bAgePho1.hap1, whole genome shotgun sequence genomic window:
- the SAP130 gene encoding histone deacetylase complex subunit SAP130 isoform X4 — protein MSSQQFPRSGAPPAALGPAPPPIPTSGSAGIIAPAATVSEESSREPEVAPREHMGPSGSIQPREEKQEPVVVRPYPQVQMLTQHHPVQSGAPVTVTAPPAHLTPAVPLSFSDGLMKPPLKPTMPSRPIAPAPPSTLSAPTKVPGQVTVTMESSIPQAPTIPVATISGQQGHPSNLHHIMATNVQMSIIRSSAPGPPLHIGASHLPRGAAAAAVMSSSKVTTVLRPASQLPNAAAAQPAVQHIIHQPIQSRPPVTTSSTIPPAVVATVSATRAQSPVITTTAAHATESTLSRPTLSIQQHPPSAAISIQRPAQPRDTATRITLPSHPAIGTQKPQLHTMAQKTIFSTGTPVAAATVAPILATNTIASATTAGSVSHTQAPTSTIVTMTMPSHSSHATAVTTSNIPVAKVVPQQITHTSPRIQSDYTAERSNLIPLSSHRASPNPVAMETRNDNRQSVPVQFQYFLPTYPPSAYPLTAHTYTPITSSVSTIRQYPVSAQAPNSAITAQTGVGVASTVHLNPMQLMTVDASHARHIQGIQPAPISAQGIQPAPISAQGIQPAPIGTQGLHPAAPMGAQGLQPAPIGAQQPPGDTKTSVVLADGATIVANPISNTFNTASAATTVVQTHNQSASASAPAQGSSPRPSILRKKPATDGLAVRKSLIPPQPPEVASTRVESTMRSTSGSPRPAGGKPKPEIHVSMATPVPVSMEAVCNQGGEQPTITVPPSSQQPPSAIPTIIAAASPTSQPAAALSTIPGAVAAAPPTSTTIVAAPAPPSTMSGALSAVLGPVVPEIKIKEEMEPMDIMRPVSVPPLTTSTVSPSLALLANNLSMPPSDLPPGASPRKKPRKQQHVISTEEGDMMETNSTDDEKSTAKSLLVKAEKRKSPPKEYIDEEGVRYVPVRPRPPITLLRHYRNPWKAAYHHFQRYSDVRVKEEKKAMLQEIANQKGVSCRAQGWKVHLCAAQLLQLTNLEHDVYERLTALQEGLIPKKKAATDDDLHRINELIQGNMQRCKLVMDQINEARDSMLKVLDHKDRVLKLLNKNGTVKKVSKLKRKEKV, from the exons ATGAGCTCGCAGCAGTTCCCCCGTTCGGGCGCGCCTCCCGCCGCCCTGGGACCAGCGCCGCCGCCCATCCCCACCAGCGGCTCGGCCGGGATTATCGCCCCCGCCGCCACAG TGAGTGAGGAATCCAGTCGTGAGCCAGAAGTTGCTCCCAGGGAGCACATGGGCCCCAGTGGCTCCATCCAGCCCCgggaggagaagcaggagcCCGTGGTGGTCCGGCCATACCCACAGGTCCAGATGCTGACACAGCACCACCCTGTCCAGTCTGGGGccccagtgacagtgacagcaccaCCAGCACATTTGACTCCAGCTGTGCCACTTTCTTTTTCAGATGGACTTATGAAG CCTCCCTTGAAGCCCACCATGCCCAGCCGGCCCATTGCTCCTGCTCCACCCTCCACTCTCTCAGCTCCCACAAAGGTCCCTGGGCAAGTGACTGTGACCATGGAAAGCAGCATCCCACAGGCTCCAACAATCCCTGTGGCAACCATCAGTGGGCaacag GGGCATCCCAGTAACTTGCATCATATCATGGCCACCAACGTGCAGATGTCCATCATCAGGAGCAGTGCTCCTGGGCCTCCACTGCACATTGGAGCTTCTCATCTGCCCCGAG gtgcagcagctgctgcagtgatgTCCAGTTCTAAAGTAACCACAGTCCTGAGACCAGCCTCCCAGTTGccaaatgcagctgcagcccagccagcagTTCAGCACATCATCCACCAGCCAATCCAG tCACGTCCTCCTGTGACAACATCAAGCACTATTCCTCCTGCAGTGGTGGCAACTGTCTCAGCCACGAGAGCTCAGTCCCCTGTTATAACCACAACAGCAGCACATGCCACAGAGTCAACCCTCAG CCGGCCCACGCTGTCCATCCAGCAGCACCCGCCCTCTGCAGCCATCAGCATCCAGCGGCCGGCGCAGCCGCGGGACACGGCCACGCGCATCACGCTGCCCTCGCACCCTGCCATAGGCACCCAGAAACCACAGCTCCACACCATGGCCCAG aaaacCATTTTCAGTACTGGTACTCCAGTGGCAGCAGCAACTGTGGCACCTATTTTGGCAACAAATACCATTGCTTCAGCAACCACAGCTG gtTCTGTATCTCACACCCAAGCGCCTACAAGCACCATTGTTACCATGACAATGCCCTCACATTCTTCCCATGCTACAGCTGTCACAACCTCAAACATCCCAGTTG CTAAAGTGGTTCCCCAGCAAATCACCCACACTTCTCCCCGGATCCAGTCTGACTACACAGCAGAGAGGAGTAACCTCATACCTCTGTCCAGCCACAGGGCATCTCCAAACCCAGTAGCCATGGAAACCAGAAATGACAACAG GCAGTCGGTGCCTGTCCAGTTCCAGTATTTCTTACCCACCTACCCCCCCTCTGCCTACCCTCTGACTGCCCACACCTACACCCCCATCACCAGCTCCGTGTCCACCATCCGCCAGTACCCAG TTTCAGCCCAGGCACCCAACTCGGCCATCACGGCTCAGACCGGTGTGGGAGTGGCCTCCACCGTGCACCTGAACCCCATGCAGCTGATGACAGTGGATGCTTCTCACGCCCGGCACATCCAGGGCATCCAGCCTGCCCCCATCAGTGCCCAGGGCATCCAGCCTGCCCCCATCAGTGCCCAGGGCATCCAGCCAGCACCCATTGGGACCCAGGGACTGCACCCTGCTGCACCCATGGGcgcccaggggctgcagccagcacccATCGGGGCCCAGCAGCCACCAGGAGACACCAAAACCTCAG TAGTCTTGGCAGATGGAGCCACCATTGTAGCCAATCCTATTAGCAACACATTCAACACTGCATCTGCAGCAACTACAGTTGTGCAAACCCACAACCAgagtgccagtgccagtgctccagcccagggctcctcccCACGGCCCAGCATCCTCCGCAAGAAACCAGCCACGGACGG GCTGGCAGTCCGGAAAAGTTTAATTCCCCCTCAGCCCCCTGAAGTGGCCAGCACACGTGTGGAGAGCACGATGCGAAGCACGTCTGGGTCACCAAGGCCTGCTGG GGGCAAGCCAAAGCCTGAAATCCACGTGTCCATGGCCACCCCAGTGCCTGTGTCTATGGAGGCAGTGTGTAACCAAGGTGGTGAGCAGCCCACCATCACAGTGCCCCCGAGCTCCCAGCAGCCCCCCTCTGCCATCCCCACCATCAttgcagctgccagccccacctcccagcctgcagcagccctgtccaccatcccaggagctgtggcagctgctccACCAACCTCCACCACCATcgtggcagctcctgctcctccatccaCCATGAGTGGGGCCCTGTCAGCGGTGCTGGGCCCTGTGGTACCAGAGATCAAAATCAAAGAGGAAATGGAGCCTATGGACATCATGCGGCCAGTATCTG TCCCTCCTTTGACTACAAGTACTGTGTCTCCATctttggcactgctggccaACAATCTTTCCATGCCTCCAAGCGATTTGCCTCCTGGTGCCTCACCGAGGAAGAAACCCCGTAAGCAGCAGCATGTCATCTCCACAGAGGAAGGGGACATGATGGAAACAAACAGCACTGATGATGAGAAATCCACTGCCAAAAGTTTGCTGGTGAAGGCAGAGAAGCGAAAGTCTCCTCCAAAGGAGTATATAG ATGAGGAAGGTGTGAGATACGTCCCCGTGCGTCCCAGGCCGCCCATCACGCTGCTGCGGCACTACCGCAACCCCTGGAAAGCCGCTTACCACCACTTCCAGAGGTACAGCGACGTGCGCGTCAAAG AAGAGAAGAAGGCCATGCTGCAAGAGATTGCCAATCAGAAGGGTGTGTCCTGTCGTGCACAAGGGTGGAAGGTCCATCTCTGTGCAGCGCAGCTACTACAGCTG ACAAACCTGGAGCACGATGTGTATGAGAGACTGACTGCCCTGCAGGAGGGACTCATTCCTAAGAAAAAGGCAGCGACCGATGATGACCTGCATCGAATCAATGAACTGATACAG GGGAACATGCAGAGGTGTAAACTCGTGATGGATCAAATCAATGAGGCTCGAGACTCCATGCTAAAGGTCTTGGATCACAAGGATCGTGTTTTGAAGCTTCTAAACAAGAATGGAACTGTCAAGAAAGTGTCCAAATTGAAGCGAAAGGAGAAGGTTTGA